A genomic window from Salvia miltiorrhiza cultivar Shanhuang (shh) chromosome 5, IMPLAD_Smil_shh, whole genome shotgun sequence includes:
- the LOC130985273 gene encoding heat stress transcription factor A-4c-like, with protein MMDEAPCSSNSVAPFLAKTYEMVDDPSTDSIVSWSQSNTSFIVWNPPEFSRELLPRYFKHNNFSSFIRQLNTYGFRKVDPEQWEFANEGFARGQLHLLKNIHRRKPVHSHSTPNLASLPPLTELERKGYKEDIERLKCEKESLDVELQRHKDKRQDLTLQMRALAERAQNVEQHHASMLSSLAETLHQPDLMPQMEVHDRKRRFPGNSYMCEGTSTEDCQRPSSQNLSIDSLDADALLTFNKELLDQIDSSMSLWEKMILEVGQGLGKSNSSLELVESTSCALSPSISYTQLNLDVGGKTSEIDMNSTPRTAPEVQPPTKDQAVVTATNVRTGVNDVFWEQFLTENPGSNSSSEFQLERDADGKKNENKPGDHAVPWWNMRSVNNLAEQLGHLTPAEKT; from the exons ATGATGGATGAGGCTCCGTGTAGCTCTAACTCGGTGGCGCCTTTCCTTGCGAAGACTTATGAGATGGTGGATGATCCATCTACGGACTCGATTGTATCTTGGAGTCAGAGCAATACAAGTTTCATTGTGTGGAACCCTCCAGAGTTTTCCAGGGAGCTACTGCCCAGATACTTCAAGCACAACAATTTCTCCAGCTTTATTAGGCAGCTAAATACATAT GGTTTCAGAAAAGTTGATCCCGAACAGTGGGAATTTGCGAATGAAGGTTTTGCTAGAGGGCAGCTCCACCTTTTGAAGAATATCCATAGACGCAAGCCTGTTCACAGTCACTCCACACCAAATCTGGCCTCCTTACCTCCCCTAACTGAGTTAGAAAGGAAAGGATATAAGGAGGATATTGAGAGGCTGAAGTGTGAAAAGGAATCCCTCGATGTGGAATTGCAGAGACACAAAGACAAGAGGCAAGACCTTACGTTGCAAATGAGGGCTTTGGCTGAACGCGCACAAAATGTGGAACAACATCATGCAAGTATGTTATCCTCCTTAGCTGAGACGCTGCACCAACCTGATCTCATGCCGCAAATGGAAGTTCATGATAGAAAGAGAAGGTTTCCTGGAAATAGTTACATGTGTGAAGGAACCAGTACGGAAGATTGCCAGAGGCCGTCTTCACAAAATCTGTCAATTGACAGTTTAGATGCTGATGCACTTTTGACTTTCAACAAGGAATTGTTGGATCAGATAGATTCTTCTATGTCTTTGTGGGAGAAAATGATTCTTGAAGTTGGTCAAGGCTTAGGAAAGTCGAATTCATCCTTGGAGTTGGTTGAATCAACGAGCTGTGCGCTCAGCCCCAGCATATCTTACACCCAACTCAATCTTGATGTTGGAGGCAAGACATCTGAAATTGACATGAATTCTACACCAAGAACTGCTCCAGAGGTACAACCTCCTACTAAAGACCAGGCAGTAGTGACAGCAACCAATGTAAGAACAGGGGTCAATGATGTATTCTGGGAGCAGTTTCTTACGGAAAATCCTGGTTCGAACAGTTCATCTGAATTTCAGCTGGAGAGGGATGCTGATGgcaagaaaaatgaaaataaaccAGGTGATCATGCGGTGCCCTGGTGGAATATGAGGAGTGTAAATAACCTTGCGGAACAGTTGGGGCATCTTACTCCAGCGGAAAAAACTTGA
- the LOC131024807 gene encoding transcription repressor OFP5-like, translating into MKWGRKTPSPPSFGSSVITRVFPGSWFSKFKQTSGGLDSVSGKKQQRGKLDFSTVNSSLPAGCRQGRFYRLDDDAYWTLSFRKDRGGGEGKRRNSRINPLWYDSDEEFLVAVSSLSPRRGLETIPEIDTNEMKQERCNGSVLRQKKRDQLKKDNTNVRRSRKLRGRVERKKQAELGTGLHQGEKESSNPEEEQEPTQLQKTDQVKEESYDSAVSNSRNHQNIFFQSSDGEDYQDGKESAATSERVSAFNCQNLENMKIEEFKVKTEEFQKESAYISRRFRCRKVKQNRRKARGSRLKKKEREEEATESSTIYNSFAVVKSSFNPQQDFRDSMVEMIEEKGIRRREELQELLACYLTLNSDGHHDLIINVFQQVWFELSCIEE; encoded by the coding sequence ATGAAATGGGGGAGAAAGACACCTTCACCACCTTCATTTGGTAGCTCAGTCATCACTCGAGTATTCCCAGGTTCTTGGTTTTCTAAGTTCAAACAGACAAGCGGCGGTCTCGACTCTGTTTCAGGGAAGAAGCAACAGAGAGGGAAGCTAGATTTTTCGACTGTGAATTCGTCGTTGCCTGCTGGCTGCAGACAAGGCAGATTCTACAGGTTGGATGATGACGCGTACTGGACACTCTCGTTCCGCAAAGACAGAGGAGGAGGTGAAGGCAAGAGGAGGAACAGCAGAATCAACCCTCTCTGGTATGATTCTGATGAGGAATTTCTTGTTGCAGTGTCCAGTTTGAGTCCAAGAAGAGGATTGGAGACCATCCCCGAAATAGACACGAACGAGATGAAACAAGAGCGATGCAATGGCAGCGTTCTTCGTCAGAAGAAACGTGATCAACTCAAGAAAGACAACACAAATGTTCGACGCTCAAGAAAATTGAGAGGCAGAGTTGAGAGGAAGAAGCAAGCAGAACTCGGAACAGGGCTTCATCAAGGAGAAAAAGAGTCATCAAATCCGGAGGAAGAACAAGAACCAACACAGCTGCAGAAAACAGATCAAGTGAAAGAGGAGTCTTATGATTCAGCAGTTTCTAATTCAAGAAACCATCAAAATATCTTCTTCCAGAGTTCTGATGGTGAAGATTACCAGGATGGCAAGGAGAGTGCTGCTACTTCTGAGAGAGTATCAGCTTTCAATTGCCAAAATCTGGAAAACATGAAAATTGAGGAATTTAAGGTGAAAACTGAGGAGTTTCAGAAAGAGTCTGCATACATAAGCAGGAGATTTCGTTGCAGAAAAGTAAAGCAGAACCGGAGGAAAGCTCGTGGCTCGAGATTGAAGAAGAAAGAGAGGGAAGAGGAAGCAACAGAGAGCTCCACCATCTACAACAGTTTCGCAGTGGTGAAGAGTTCCTTCAATCCACAGCAGGACTTCAGAGATTCGATGGTGGAGATGATCGAGGAAAAGGGAATAAGGCGTCGCGAAGAGCTCCAAGAACTATTGGCGTGCTATCTGACACTGAATAGCGATGGACACCATGATCTCATCATCAATGTCTTCCAGCAGGTATGGTTTGAGCTGAGTTGCATTGAAGAATGA
- the LOC130985242 gene encoding U-box domain-containing protein 17-like: MASAAIFSSLRRRSSPSLEAFLAPVDLPNAAVLEALRGVSTELASSFSGKNKKAPFFQGKNSRSLIRKIHVISVLVDALRDLGLAPTVFLCLKELYLLLYRSKILIDYVTGSSKLWLLLQNHSISGHFHDINQEISTLFDVFPLSEITLSEDVREQIDLLRKQSRKSRLLIDKHDESLRLKLYHFLNEFEKGRIPEMNELYVFFVEKLGICNVKSCRSEIEFLEEQIVNHDGDLEPSASVLNGFVALMRYVRFLLFRFEDGDADLGKWKRRPKTKGLISREIADTFLTTPKDFCCPISLELMHNPVIVSTGQTYDRASIARWLEEGHSTCPKTGQMLLHTKLVPNRALRNLIMQWCMANQIPYDPPENNADCAAPTAASAPPSKAAVEATKAAAAVLVEELANGTPRAKTLAAWEIRLLAKTGRENRAYIAEAGAIPLLKRLLPSADAFAQENSVTALLNLSIYDRNKSRIMDVEGCLGAIVGVLRYGHTTEARENSAATLFSLSAVHDYKKEIAEEDGAVEALAGMLADGTARGKKDAVTALFNLSTHPENCERMIESGAVRALVGALECEVIAEEAAGALALVVRQPVGAEAVGKEESAVLGLTGMMRCGTPRGKENAVAALLELCKSGGAAATERVVKAPAMASLLQSLLFTGTKRARRKAASLARVFQRSESSSLHFGGLGVGYAFARGNAVVADVSMPVSISVPVL; encoded by the coding sequence ATGGCATCCGCGGCGATATTCTCGTCGCTGAGGCGGCGGAGTTCACCGTCACTGGAGGCGTTCCTGGCACCGGTGGATCTACCAAACGCCGCCGTCTTGGAGGCTCTGCGCGGCGTTTCGACGGAGCTGGCGTCGTCCTTTTCTGGTAAGAATAAAAAGGCCCCCTTTTTTCAGGGCAAGAATTCGAGATCTTTAATCCGGAAAATCCACGTTATCTCTGTGCTCGTCGACGCCCTGCGCGATTTGGGGCTTGCTCCCACAGTGTTTCTGTGCTTGAAGGAGTTGTACCTCCTGCTTTACCGGTCAAAAATCTTGATCGATTATGTAACCGGGTCGAGCAAGCTGTGGCTGCTTCTGCAGAACCACTCGATTTCCGGTCATTTCCATGACATCAATCAGGAAATCTCGACCCTCTTCGATGTCTTTCCTTTGTCTGAGATTACTCTGTCCGAAGATGTTAGAGAACAAATCGATTTGTTGAGGAAACAGTCGAGGAAATCGAGATTATTAATCGATAAGCACGATGAATCCCTAAGATTGAAGCTTTACCATTTCTTGAATGAATTTGAGAAGGGTAGGATCCCCGAAATGAATGAGCTCTACGTATTCTTTGTGGAAAAGTTAGGGATTTGCAATGTCAAGAGCTGTAGAAGTGAGATTGAGTTCTTGGAGGAGCAGATTGTGAATCACGACGGCGATCTCGAGCCCAGCGCCTCAGTTCTCAATGGATTCGTGGCTTTGATGCGTTACGTCAGATTCTTGCTGTTTCGATTTGAGGATGGGGATGCTGATTTAGGCAAGTGGAAACGCAGGCCCAAAACCAAAGGGTTGATCTCTCGAGAGATTGCAGACACATTTCTCACAACCCCTAAGGATTTCTGTTGCCCTATTTCATTGGAGTTGATGCATAATCCGGTCATCGTCTCCACCGGGCAGACGTATGATCGTGCCTCGATTGCGAGATGGTTGGAGGAAGGCCACAGCACTTGCCCGAAGACGGGGCAGATGCTTCTTCATACCAAATTGGTGCCAAATCGAGCTCTCAGAAACTTGATCATGCAGTGGTGTATGGCCAATCAGATTCCTTATGATCCGCCGGAGAATAATGCAGACTGCGCTGCTCCGACTGCAGCCTCTGCTCCCCCGAGCAAGGCTGCAGTCGAGGCGACTAAAGCCGCTGCAGCTGTGCTGGTGGAGGAGCTGGCAAACGGGACGCCACGAGCCAAGACTCTGGCTGCTTGGGAGATTAGGTTGTTAGCCAAGACGGGAAGGGAGAATCGGGCTTATATCGCCGAGGCCGGAGCCATCCCCCTTCTCAAGCGGCTGCTCCCGTCCGCGGACGCCTTTGCGCAGGAGAATTCCGTCACTGCATTGTTGAATTTGTCGATTTATGATCGGAACAAGAGCAGGATCATGGATGTGGAAGGGTGTTTAGGCGCCATTGTCGGAGTTTTGCGATACGGGCACACCACCGAGGCGAGGGAGAACTCGGCGGCGACGCTGTTCAGCCTCTCCGCCGTTCACGACTACAAGAAGGAGATCGCGGAGGAGGACGGCGCCGTGGAGGCTCTGGCCGGAATGCTGGCCGACGGAACCGCCAGGGGGAAGAAAGACGCCGTCACGGCTCTATTCAACCTCTCCACGCACCCGGAGAACTGCGAGCGGATGATCGAGTCGGGCGCCGTGAGGGCGCTGGTCGGGGCGCTCGAGTGCGAGGTCATCGCCGAGGAGGCCGCGGGCGCGTTGGCGCTCGTCGTGCGGCAGCCCGTCGGGGCCGAGGCGGTCGGGAAGGAGGAGAGCGCGGTGCTGGGGCTGACCGGGATGATGCGGTGCGGAACTCCGAGGGGCAAAGAGAACGCCGTGGCGGCGCTGCTCGAGCTGTGCAAGAGCGGCGGCGCGGCCGCCACGGAGAGGGTGGTCAAGGCCCCCGCGATGGCGAGCTTGCTGCAGAGCCTGCTATTTACGGGGACGAAACGGGCGAGGCGGAAGGCGGCGTCGCTGGCGAGGGTGTTCCAGAGAAGCGAGAGCAGCTCGTTGCATTTTGGGGGATTAGGCGTCGGGTATGCATTTGCGAGAGGAAACGCGGTTGTTGCCGATGTTTCGATGCCGGTCTCCATTTCAGTGCCTGTGTTGTAG
- the LOC130985256 gene encoding T-complex protein 1 subunit theta-like, translated as MVGLSMQPYGIQSMLKEGHRHLSGLDEAVIKNIDACKQLSTITRTSLGPNGMNKMVINHLDKLFVTNDAATIVNELEVQHPAAKLLVLAGKAQQEEIGDGANLTVSFAGELLQNAEELIRMGLHPSEIIVGYTKAINKTIEALEELVEKGSENMNVREKDEVISRMRASVASKQFGQEEKLCSLIAEACIQVCPKNPTNFNVDNVRVAKLLGGGLNNSLVVRGMVLKSDAAGTIKRMENAKVAVFVGGVDTTATETKGTVLIHSAEQLENYAKTEEAKVEELIKAVADSGAKVIVSGAAVGEMALHFCERYKLMVLKISSKFELRRFCRTTGAVALLKLSQPNPDDLGYVDSVSVEEIGGARVTVVKNEQGGNSVSTVVLRGSTDSILDDLERAIDDGVNSYKAMCRDSRTVPGAAATEIELAKRLKEFSLKETGLDQYAIAKFAESFEMIPKTLAENAGLNAIEIISSLYAEHASGNPKVGIDLEEGACKDVSTLNIWDLYITKFFALKYAADAACTVLRVDQIIMAKPAGGPRPPAPAGMDED; from the exons ATGGTAGGTTTGTCGATGCAGCCCTACGGCATACAGTCCATGCTCAAAGAGGGCCATCGCCATCTCTCCGGCCTCGACGAAGCCGTCATCAAGAACATCGACGCTTGCAAGCAGCTCTCCACCATCACTCGCACCTCCCTCGGCCCCAATG GTATGAATAAGATGGTTATCAATCATTTGGATAAGCTTTTTGTCACAAATGATGCTGCAACCATTGTAAATGAGCTGGAGGTTCAGCATCCTGCAGCCAAGCTTTTGGTTTTAGCTGGGAAAGCACAGCAAGAAGAAATTGGGGATGGAGCCAATTTGACTGTTTCTTTTGCTGGGGAGCTTCTCCAAAATGCTGAAGAGCTTATTAGGATGGGACTGCACCCAAGCGAGATCATTGTTGGATACACAAAGGCAATTAATAAG ACCATTGAGGCACTTGAGGAACTGGTTGAAAAAGGTTCAGAGAATATGAATGTGAGAGAAAAAGATGAAGTGATTTCACGAATGAGAGCCTCAGTGGCAAGTAAACAATTCGGACAAGAAGAGAAGTTATGCTCCCTCATTGCTGAG GCTTGTATACAAGTTTGCCCCAAGAACCCAACAAATTTCAATGTAGATAATGTACGAGTTGCAAAGCTATTGGGCGGAGGTCTGAATAATTCTTTGGTAGTCAGGGGCATGGTGTTGAAAAGTGATGCTGCGGGAACTATAAAGAGAATGGAAAATGCCAAG gttgcagtttttgttgggGGTGTTGATACAACTGCAACTGAAACAAAAGGAACTGTTCTTATTCATAGCGCTGAGCAG CTTGAGAATTATGCAAAGACTGAAGAAGCTAAGGTTGAGGAGCTTATCAAAGCAGTTGCAGATTCAGGTGCAAAGGTTATTGTTAGTGGAGCAGCTGTTGGGGAAATGGCATTGCATTTTTGCGAGCGCTATAA GCTCATGGTGTTAAAGATCAGCTCTAAATTTGAATTACGGCGATTTTGCCGCACCACTGGTGCAGTTGCTCTT TTAAAGCTAAGTCAGCCAAATCCAGATGATCTTGGATATGTTGATTCTGTTTCAGTGGAGGAGATAGGCGGGGCAAGA GTTACAGTTGTAAAGAATGAGCAAGGAGGCAATTCTGTTTCCACTGTTGTGCTGCGAGGGAGCACTGATAGCATATTGGATGATCTTGAAAGAGCGATTGACGATGGTGTGAATTCATACAAG GCAATGTGCAGGGATAGTCGGACAGTACCTGGAGCAGCTGCTACTGAGATTGAATTGGCTAAAAGACTGAAAGAATTTTCTTTGAAAGAAACAGG GTTGGATCAGTATGCAATAGCAAAATTTGCTGAAAGTTTCGAAATGATACCTAAGACATTGGCTGAAAATGCTGGGCTCAATGCTATTGAAATTATATCATCTTTGTATGCTGAGCATGCATCTGGTAACCCCAAAGTGGGCATTGATTTGGAGGAAGGTGCCTGCAAGGATGTGTCTACCTTGAATATATGGGATCTGTACATCACCAA ATTCTTTGCTCTAAAGTATGCTGCAGACGCTGCCTGTACCGTCCTGCGCGTGGATCAG ATCATTATGGCGAAACCAGCTGGCGGTCCAAGGCCGCCGGCACCTGCAGGGATGGATGAAGATTAA
- the LOC130985232 gene encoding LOW QUALITY PROTEIN: protein STICHEL-like 3 (The sequence of the model RefSeq protein was modified relative to this genomic sequence to represent the inferred CDS: deleted 2 bases in 2 codons), with translation MAEKGDGDRVRRDVNGDKSDHLQNHIHLTNCIHLKNHLHKQSPFAGDRSLLRDLVTLQKSRRLRDPSESTRSLRSPSMIDDVILQRRGRDAFASRRFENGGECTRRMPGSSPPAADPPISRATSGLDDRRRMRREESSRKILENGVSNRSNGKSVNKKDMPLEAEEMGEEAARNTNSHGKVTKKEKRRRFRSARRNRPSIPTRDAKTQPETSNSFLQGNDDHNGSTIQGNKCGIPWNWSRIHHSGKSFLDMAGRSLSRGLSESRSKKEGAISDKPITSGNSSPSNMFGREALPLLLDASESQKSIDCFPWIHDYSGELSIFADKQETESDLASQGHMVLKQHQNLTQKYMPRTFNDLVGQNLVVQALSNAVMKRKIGLLYVFYGPHGTGKTACARIFARALNCQSVESPKPCGFCDSCIADEKGKSRNVREIVPVNNIDYEGVLELFENHIASQHRSEYGVFIFDECDAMSSDCWNAMLKVICGAPRRVVIILVCSSLDALPHVIVSRCQKFSFTKLRDAEMVRALQLIASKEDLDIDRDALKLIASRSDGSLRDAEMTLEQLSLLGGKISLCLVQELIGLISDEKLVDLLDFALSADTINTVKKLRDIMASGVEPLALMSQLATVITDILAGSYDSAKQRPKRKFFHQHALSNEDMEKLRQALKTLSEAEKQLRVSSERITWLTAALLQLAPDQRYTAPISSAGTSSDHSPVVVDPRVRSTKGNALAAADKFNRGTEEIWLEVLENIKIKSLKEFMHKEGKMASVSYGAAPTVHLLFNSQLTKSVVEKFRSRILQAFEAVVGSPVTIEIRQGSREDTGEGQILLRGLELSASDEIVQVEDDSQSESERHKNQIVFAGKAFDEAELSERNQSLSIVRRKVSLGDVIQQHADGLSKPQAASVADKLEQQNLRLEARSRRMLCWNPPKITHPKLSCLKIRRKKLRKFVSCGRCLSARSQ, from the exons ATGGCTGAGAAAGGCGATGGTGATAGAGTACGTAGAGATGTTAATGGTGACAAAAGTGATCATCTGCAAAACCACATTCATCTCACGAATTGCATCCATTTGAAGAACCATTTGCATAAGCAGAGTCCATTTGCGGGTGATAGGAGTCTCTTGAGAGACCTTGTAACCCTTCAGAAGTCGAGGCGTCTGAGAGATCCTTCTGAGAGCACGCGCTCTCTGCGCTCTCCTTCTATGATTGATGATGTGATCCTTCAAAGACGGGGAAGGGATGCCTTCGCCAGTAGAAGGTTCGAGAATGGAGGAGAATGTACGAGGAGGATGCCGGGAAGCTCGCCTCCTGCTGCTGATCCGCCTATATCAAGGGCTACGAGTGGCCTTGATGATCGTAGGAGAATGAGGAGAGAAGAATCAAGTAGAAAGATTCTTGAAAATGGAGTGTCAAATAGGAGCAATGGTAAGAGTGTGAACAAGAAAGATATGCCCCTTGAAGCAGAAGAGATGGGTGAAGAAGCAGCAAGGAACACAAACAGCCATGGAAAAGTTACCAAGAAGGAGAAAAGGCGCAGATTTCGCAGTGCAAGGAGAAACCGGCCTAGTATACCAACACGAGATGCTAAAACTCAGCCTGAAACATCCAACTCATTTCTCCAAGGGAATGATGATCACAATGGCAGCACTATTCAGGGCAATAAGTGTGGAATTCCATGGAACTGGTCGAGGATTCATCACAGCGGAAAGTCGTTTCTTGACATGGCCGGCCGGAGTCTCTCTCGTGGCTTATCTGAATCAAGGTCGAAGAAAGAAGGTGCCATCTCTGACAAACCTATTACTTCAGGAAACTCGAGTCCATCTAATATGTTTGGTAGGGAAGCATTGCCTCTGCTGCTTGATGCATCTGAATCTCAGAAAAGTATCGATTGTTTTCCTTGGATTCATGATTATTCAGGTGAGTTAAGCATTTTTGCTGACAAGCAGGAAACGGAATCTGACCTCGCATCGCAAGGCCACATGGTTCTAAAGCAGCATCAAAATCTAACTCAGAAATACATGCCAAGAACATTCAATGATCTGGTTGGTCAGAATCTGGTAGTGCAGGCTCTTTCAAATGCTGTTATGAAGAGGAAAATCGGGTTGTTGTATGTGTTTTATGGGCCTCATGGAACTGGTAAAACCGCGTGTGCACGTATATTTGCAAGAGCCTTAAACTGCCAGTCTGTGGAGAGCCCCAAACCCTGTGGATTTTGTGACTCTTGCATTGCAGATGAGAAGGGGAAGAGCAGAAACGTAAGGGAAATAGTTCCGGTTAATAATATTGACTATGAAGGCGTGCTCGAACTCTTTGAGAATCATATTGCTTCCCAGCACAGGTCAGAGTATGGTGTGTTCATATTTGATGAGTGTGATGCTATGAGTTCTGATTGCTGGAATGCAATGTTGAAGGTTATCTGTGGGGCCCCCAGGCGTGTCGTCATCATTCTTGTTTGCTCGAGTCTTGATGCGTTGCCTCATGTGATAGTATCCAGGTGTCAGAAATTCTCTTTCACCAAGCTGAGAGATGCAGAGATGGTGCGCGCGCTGCAGCTGATAGCAAGCAAAGAGGACTTAGACATTGATAGAGATGCTCTCAAGCTGATTGCATCGAGGTCGGATGGATCTCTGAGAGATGCAGAGATGACACTGGAGCAGTTGAGCTTGCTCGGTGGGAAGATCTCTTTGTGCTTGGTGCAGGAACTG ATTGGGCTGATTTCAGATGAGAAGTTGGTGGATCTTCTTGATTTTGCA TTGTCTGCTGACACAATCAACACGGTGAAGAAACTGAGAGATATCATGGCATCAGGTGTTGAGCCGTTAGCCCTAATGTCGCAGCTCGCTACAGTCATCACTGACATTCTTGCTGGAAGCTATGATAGTGCAAAACAAAGGCCTAAGAGGAAGTTCTTCCACCAGCATGCTC TGTCCAATGAAGACATGGAGAAGCTGCGGCAAGCACTGAAAACGTTGTCTGAAGCCGAGAAGCAGCTGAGGGTGTCGAGTGAGCGGATAACTTGGCTCACGGCTGCACTGCTGCAACTGGCTCCTGATCAACGCTACACGGCCCCTATTTCTTCTGCAGGTACTAGCTCAGATCATAGTCCGGTTGTCGTAGATCCAAGAGTGAGATCCACAAAGGGCAATGCACTTGCAGCAGCTGATAAATTCAATCGAGGAACTGAAGAAATTTGGTTGGAAGTTCTTGAGAATATCAAAATCAAGAGCTTGAAAGAGTTCATGCACAAGGAAGGAAAGATGGCCTCAGTGAGCTACGGTGCAG CTCCAACAGTGCATCTGCTGTTCAATTCGCAGCTGACGAAGTCTGTGGTTGAA AAGTTTAGATCACGCATCTTACAAGCATTTGAGGCAGTTGTTGGATCTCCAGTAACCATTGAGATCAGACAAGGATCGAGAGAAGATACCGGGGAAGGGCAGATTCTGCTACGAGGATTGGAACTGTCTGCTTCAGATGAGATTGTTCAAGTCGAGGATGATTCTCAAAGTGAGAGTGAGAGGCACAAGAATCAAATTGTATTTGCAGGGAAAGCATTTGATGAAGCAGAACTGAGTGAGAGAAACCAGAGTCTTAGTATTGTTAGAAGAAAGGTGTCTCTTGGTGACGTGATCCAGCAGCATGCAGATGGATTGTCCAAACCCCAAGCAGCCTCcgttgctgataagcttgaaCAACAAAATCT AAGACTAGAAGCAAGATCAAGGAGAATGCTCTGCTGGAACCCTCCCAAAATTACTCATCCTAAG CTTTCATGCTTGAAAATTAGAAGAAAGAAGCTGCGGAAATTTGTCTCCTGCGGAAGGTGTCTCTCTGCAAGGTCTCAATAG
- the LOC130985344 gene encoding uncharacterized protein LOC130985344: MGCAGSRDKVDETSKKIRKPKAWKHSEAITRAQLMQMREEFWDTAPHYGGRKEIWDALRAAAEADLTLAQAIVDSAGVIVQNPDLTICYDERGAKYELPKYVVSEPTNLIRDS, translated from the exons ATGGGTTGCGCTGGATCGCGTGATAAAGTAGATG AAACTTCAAAGAAGATACGAAAGCCAAAGGCATGGAAGCACTCAGAAGCAATAACCAGAGCACAGCTGATGCAGATGCGTGAGGAGTTCTGGGACACTGCTCCGCACTATGGTGGTAGGAAAG AGATCTGGGATGCTCTCCGGGCTGCAGCTGAAGCTGATTTGACTCTTGCCCAAGCTATTGTGGATAGTGCTGGCGTTATTGTTCAAAATCCCGACTTAACAATCTGCTATGATGAAAGAG GTGCCAAATATGAGTTGCCCAAATATGTTGTGAGTGAGCCTACAAATCTGATTCGTGACAGTTGA